The following nucleotide sequence is from Solidesulfovibrio carbinolicus.
GGCGGACGGGGGGCAGGGCAATACGGTCTGCGAGATGACCACCATGGACGCTTTTGTGGCGGAAAACGCCCTGGAGCGGGTGGGTTTTATCAAGTTGGACGTTGAGGGGGCCGAGATGCGGGCCCTGGAAGGGGCTGTCGCGACCCTGGCCCGCAGCCGCCCCCGGTTGGCGATTTCCGTCTACCATCGGCCTGAGGATCTTTTTGTCATCCCGTTGTTCCTCAAGGATATCCTGCCTGACAGCTGTTTTTACCTGGGGCACCACACGGCCTGCGCCTTGGAAACGGTGCTCTACGTCCTGCCGCGGTGACGTTGTCGTGGGGGGCGGCCGGCGGGGCACATGCCAAGGAGGCAGACATGCGACATCAGGGACATTACGATCTGGCCGTCATCGGCGGCGGCGCGGCCGGGCTGACCGTGGCTGCCGGGGCCGGGCGGCTGGGCGTGAAAACGCTGCTCATCGAGGCCGAGCCGGCCCTTGGCGGCGACTGCCTGCACTTTGGCTGCGTGCCGAGCAAGACGCTCATCGAAACCGCCCGGGCGCGCCATCTGGCCGCCCGGGCCGAGGCTTTCGGCCTGCCGGCCATGGCCCTCCCTCCGGTGGATTTCGCCGCCGTTCGCCGGCGCGTCGAGACGGTGATCGCCGGCATCCAGGAGCACGACTCCGTGGCCCGGTTCACGGGCCTGGGCGTAGAAGTCCGCTTCGGCCAGGCCCGGTTTCGCGACGCCAACAGCCTGGAGGTGGACGGCGAGACGGTCACGGCCGACCGCATCGTCATCGCCGCCGGATCGCGGGCCGCCGTGCCGGACATCCCGGGGCTGGCCGAGGCGGGCTACCTCACCAACCGTGAACTCTTTTCGCTGCCAAACCTCCCGGAATCCCTGGTTATCCTCGGCGGCGGGGCCATCGCGGCCGAGATGGGGCAGGTATTCGCCCGCCTGGGCAGCCGGGTGACCATCATCCAGCGAAGCGGCCGGCTGCTGTCCAAGGAAGACCCGGACTTGGCCCGGGTGGTCGAGGCCGGGCTTGTCGCCGACGGCGTGCGACTTCTTTTAGGGGCCAAGGTCGTCCGCGTGGCCGGGCCGGACCCGGCCGGACTGCGCCTGGTCACGGTGGAGCAGGGGGGCGCGCGGGAGACCGTCGCCGCCCAGGCTCTCCTCGTGGCCCAGGGTCGAAGGCCCAACACCGACGCCCTGGGCCTTGACGCCGTGGGCATTGCCCATACAAAAAAAGGCCTTGTGCTGGACGGGCGGCTGCGCACCAACCTGCCCCACGTGTTCGGGGCCGGGGACGTGACCGGCGAGCACCAGTTTACCCATGCCGCCGGCTACGAGGGCGGCGTGGTCCTGGCCGGGGCGGTGTTCCGGCTGCCCAGGCAGGTCGCCTACGGCTTCATGCCGCGCTGCGTCCACAGCGACCCGGGGCTGGCCGCCGCCGGGTTGACCGAGGCCCAGGCCCAGGCCGCCGGCATCGCCCATACGGTGGTGGCCGAGCCCTACGCCGGCAACGACCGGGCCAGGGCGGCCGGGACCCCGGAAGGGCTGGTCAAGCTCGTGCTCGGCAAGCGGGGCCGGCTCCTGGGCGTGGGCATCGCCGGGGCCGGAGCCGGGGAGCAGTTGGCCTTGTGGCTGGCGGCCAAGGCCGGCAAGGTCGGGCTGTCCACCCTGGCCGGCACGGTGCTGCCCTATCCGACCCTGGCCGAGACCGGCAAACGGGCTGCCGGCCGGCCCCTTGAGGCGAAACTTTTTTCCGGATTGACCCGGCGCGTGCTGCGGTTGGTGTTCGGCTATCGGGGGTAAGGAGCGACGATGACGGCAAAGCCGGTGCTGGTGATGGTGCTCAAGGGGTATCCGCGGATCTCCGAGACGTTTATTTCCAATGAGATCGAGCTGCTGGAGCGCCAGGGCTTTAGCGTGCGCATCGTGTCCATGCGACAGCCGCGCGAGAACTTCAGCCACGCCTCCGTGGCGCGCATCCAGGCCGAGGTGGTCTATCTGCCCGAGGCCATGCTGCCGGCCCTGGGGCGGCTTTTGGCCGCCAACCTCCGCACGGCCGCCTCCCGGCCGGCTGGCTATCTCAAAGCCGCCGGCCTCATGCTGCGCCACTTTTTCGAAGCTCCCAAGTCGGCCACGGTCAAGCATCTGCTCCAGGCCGGACTGCTCTGCGACGAGGCCCTGCACCCGGGCGAAGCGCCCCATCTCCACGCCCATTTCGCCCATTCGCCGACGTCCGTGGCCATGTACGCCGGGCTTATGGCCGACGCGCCCGTGAGCTTCACCGGCCACGCCAAGGACGTCTGGACCCAGCGCCCCGAGCGTCTGGCCGAAAAGATCGGCCGGGCCGCCTTTGTCGTCACCTGCACCCAGGCCAACGCGGCGTATCTTAAAAAACTCTCGCCTAACGGCACGCCCATTTTTCCGGTCTACCACGGCATCGATCTGACCCTTTTTGACGGCGCGGCCGCCCGGCCGGCCGCCGGCCCGCCCTGGCGGTTTCTGACCGTGGCCCGGCTCACCGCCAAAAAAGGTCTGGACACCGTGCTGGACGCCCTGAGCCTGTTGGCCCGGGAGGGCCTCGATTTCACCTACGACCTCGTGGGCGCGGGCGAGGAGGCCACGGCGTTGGCCGAACAAGCGGCGCGCCTGGGGCTGGCCGACCGGGTGCGCTTCCACGGCGCCATGCCCCACGAACACGTCGTCGATCTTTATCGGGTCGCCCATGCCTTTCTCATCGGCTGCCGGGTGCTGCCAAACGGCGACCGCGACGGCGTGCCCAACGTCCTGGTCGAGGCCATGGCCATGGGCCTGCCCGTGGCAGCCACCAACGTCTCGGCCTTGCCGGAGCTGGCGATACATGGCGAAACGGCGCTGACGTGCGATCCCAACGACCCGGCCGCCCTGGCCGCCAACCTGCGCCGGCTGCTGGCCGACCCGGCCCTGGCCGGCAGGCTGGCCGCCGCCGCCCGGGAGCTGGTCGGCCGGGAATTCGACAACGTCGCCAACATCCGCCGGCTGGCCGCCGTGTTCGCGGCCCATGCCGGCGATCCGCCGGGGCGTTTCGCCCGGGACGCCGCCTTGTGAACGTCGCCTTTTACGCGCCGTTTAAGCCGCTCGACCATCCCGATCCGTCCGGGGACCGCACCATCGGCCGGGAGCTGGCCGCCGCTCTCACGGACCAGGGCATAACGCTCACCGTGGCCAGCCGCTTCCGGGCGCGCTGGCTGTCGTGCCGCCCCAGGCTCTGGATCGAGGCCCTTTTCGCCCGCCGGGCCGCCCTGGAGGCGGCCTCCCGGGCCAAGGCCCGGCTTTTTCTCACCTACCACGCCTATTACAAGTCCCCCGACGTCATCGGCCCCTACGTGGCCCGGGAACTCGGCATCCCCTACGTGGTGTTTCAGGGCGTGTATTCCACCAAACAACGCCGCCACCTCAAGACGCGCCTGGGCTACGAACTCAACCGTCGGTCGCTTTTGGCCGCTGATCTGGTCGTGTCCAACCGCCGGCTGGACGTGGAGAATTTGCAGCGCCTGTTGCCCCGGCAGCGCCTGGGCTACGTGCGGCCCGGCATCGCCCCCGAAGCCTTTGCCTTTGACCCCGAGGCCCGGCGGGAGCTGCGCCGCCAGTGGGGCGTGGGGACCCGGCCGGTCATCATCACAGCGGCCATGTTCCGCGACGACGTCAAGACCGAGAGCCTGACTTTTCTTTTTGAGCGCCTGGGCGAACTGCACCGGGCCGGGCGCGATTTCGCGTTGGTGGCGGCCGGCGACGGCCCGACCCGGGAGCGCCTGAACGCGCTGGCGACGAAAGAACTGCCCGGACGGGCCATCTTCCTGGGGCAAGTTCCTCGGGAGCGGCTTGGCGCGGTCTACAGCGCCGGGGACGTGTTCGCCTTTCCGGGCCTGCGGGAGTCGCTGGGTATGGTCTACCTGGAAGCCCAGGCGGCCGGGCTGCCGGTGGTGGCCCTGGCCGATGGCGGCGTTGCCGAGGTGGTGGCCGACGGCGAGACGGGCATCCTTACGCCTCCGGCCGATCCGGCCGCCTATACCCGGGCCGTGGACGCCCTGCTGGGCGACCGGCAGCGCCGGTTGGCCATGGGCGAGGCGGCCCGGGCCTACGTGCGCGCCTCGCATGACCGGGCCAGGAATTACGGCGTGTTGGCCGGCGTGTTGCGCCGGCTGGCCGGGCAGGGCTGAAAAAGGCGCTGGCCCAACAGGGCGGTTTTGTGGTAGAAAATAGCACTTTTTGCAGTGATCCGAAGGCGCGAGCCCGGTTTTGGGGCTCTGGGCGGCATTGGTCGCCAAAGACTGTCGAGGTTGTCGTGAACGGCCGATAGCCCAGGGGCAAGCCCTGTGGCTGTGGGTGGCGTTTGGTGCGGGCTTGGCAGGAGGATAACGTCAGTCAGCCTTCCGCTCGCGCGGCGTGGCGGCGAGCGGGCGATGGAGCCGTGATGGCCAAATTGCACGAGACGCCGCTGCGCGATCTGCCGCCCGCCGCGCCCATAACGCTGGGGCTGTGGACCACCGCCGCCCAGGCCGCCCGCACCCTGCTCGGGGCCGGAGCCGGCGAAGCGCTTGTTCTCGACGGCGGCCGTCCCCTGGGCGTCGTCACCACGCGCGGGCTGTCCAAAGTGCTGACCCACAACATTGTCCAGGCCGCCCATCTGGCCGTGCGCGATGTCATGGACCCGGTGGCCGTGTCGCCGGAAAGCGACTATCTGCCCGGGGCCTTGCGCCATTTGCTGGCCGCGCCGTCGCGTCGGCTGGCCGTGGTGGACGCCGCCGGCCGGGCCGTGGGCATGCTCGCCCCCTTTCATGTGGCCCGTCTGGCCGTGGCCCTGGACGAGTTGGCCGAGCGCACCGTGGCCAGCGCCATGACCCGTACCGTGGTCACGGCCCGGGCTGGCGAGCCCCTGCCCCTGGTGCTGGCCCGTATGTCCCGCCTTGGCGTCGGCGGCGTCGTGGTGGCCAGGGACGACGTGCCTTGCGGCGTGTTTACCGCCCGCGACGCTGTGCGGCTTTTGGCCGGCGGCGCGGACATCCGCGACATGGCGGTGGATACGGCCATGAGCGCGCCGGTGGCCGTCGTGGCCCCGCAACTGCCCCTGGCCGAAGGGCTGGCCGGCATGGACGGGGCCGGGGCCGGGCGGCTGGTGGTCGCCGATCCGGACGGGTTTCTTATCGGCCTTTTGACCTGGACCGACGTGGCCGCCGTGCTGTCGGGCATTGTGGGCGACGCCGAGACGGCCCGGCTGCGCGATCAGGCCGACCGGTACCGCGACCTGTACGACAACGCCGGCCAAGGCCTTTTCCGCCTTGATCCTCAAGGCCGGCCCGTGGCCGTCAACGCCGCCCTGTCCCGGATGCTCGGCTACCGCGACGTGGCCGACTGCCTGCGCCAGTCGCGCCAGCCCGCCCATCCCCTGCGCCTGGACGGACCAAGCCGGCGTGAGCTTCTGCCCCGCGCCCTGTCTCAGGCCGACCCCGTAACTTTCGAGGCGAGAGGACTGCGCCGGGAGGGCGGCTATCGCCGGCTGGCCTGTTCCGTGCGGGCCGTGCGTGACGCCTTCGGCCAGCCCACCGGCTTCGAGGGCGCTTGCACCGATGTTTCCCAGACCGTTTCCTTGGGCGGGGTAGCCGACGCCGCCGGCTACCGGTCTCTCATTGAACATCAGACCGAACTCATCTGCCGCTTCGATCCCGCCGGACGGCTCATTTTCGTCAACGCCGCCTATGCCCGCTACTGGGGCAAGACCCCCGAAGCCTGTCTGGCCGAGAATTACCAGCCCGCCCTGCACCCCGACGACGCGGCCATGGTGGCCCGGCGCGTGGCCTCGCTGTGTCCCCACCGGCCCACCACCGGCTACGAGGTGCGGGTGCTGCGCCCCGACGGCCGCGCCCGCTATCAGCGCTGGACCCGGCGGGCCATCTTCGACGCCGCCGGCGAACTGGTCGAATACCAGGCCGTGGGCCGCGACGTCACGGCCCGCACGCTGGCCGAGCAGGCCCTCAAGCGCCGGGCCGAGGAACTGCACGTCCTGGCCGGGGAAAAAAGCGCCGAGGCCGACGAGCTGGCCGACCGGCTCGGCGCGGCCCTGGCCGATGGCCGGCGGCTGGCCGAGGCCCTGCGCGAAAAGACCTTTTTCCTTGATGCCGTGCTTGCCGGCGTCCAGGACGGCGTGTGCCTGCTGTCGCCGGAAATGGAAGTCCTGGCCGCCAACCGGTCGCTTCGCGGCATGTACGCCTCGCGCGGCGAGATCGTCGGCCAGCGCTGCCACGAGGTCTACCACGGCCTGTCCGCCCCCTGCCAGGACTGCCCGTCCCTGCGGGCCATGGCCACCCGCAAGCTGGCCATCAGCGTGGTGCCCAAGGACGATCCGGGCGATTCCGCCGGCTGGGTGGAGCTTTTTTGCTATCCTATGCTCGACGCCGCCGGTTCCGTGACCGCCGTGGTGGAGATCGTGCGCGACGTTACGGCCGGCAAGAAACTTGAAGCCGAATTGGCCGCCGCCCTGGAGCGGGCCGAAGCGGCCAGCCAGGCCAAGGGCGCGTTTCTGGCCAATATGAGCCACGAGATCCGCACGCCCTTAAACGCCGTCCTGGGCTACGTCCAACTCATGCTGCGCGACCGCCTGGAGCCGGCCCAGCGCCAGCGTCTGGCCGTGGTCGAAGAGTCCGCCGCCACGCTACTCTCCATCATCAACGACATCCTCGACTATTCCAAGATCGAGGCCGGGCGGCTGGAAATCAAGGCCGAATCCTTCGATCTGGCCCAATGTCTGGCCGCCGTGGTCAAGGAGCAGGAAGTCTTGGCCCGGGAAAAGGGACTGGCCCTGGACCTGAAACTCGATCCGGGGCTGCCTGGGAGCGTGCGCGGCGACGGCTTGCGCCTGCGCCAGATCCTGCGCAACCTCGTCAACAACGCCGTCAAATACACCGAGCACGGCAGCGTGACCCTGCGCGCCTCGCTGCTTGATCGTTCGCCGTGCCCAACCGGAGGCGGCGAGCTCGTCACCCTGCGCTTTGCCGTCATCGACACCGGTGTGGGCATCCCGGCCGACCAGCTCCCCGCCATCTTCGACAGCTTCACTCAGGTGGACGGCGGCCTGACCAAACGCCAGGCCGGCACGGGCCTGGGCCTGGCCATCTGCCGCCGGCTGGCCGGACTCATGAGCGGCGAGGTGTTCGTGGACAGCGTCGCCGGCAAGGGCAGCGTGTTCTGGCTCGAATGCCCCTTTGAGGCCGCCGCCGGCCTAGGCGGCCTGACCCGGCGGGACGACGACGCGTCGTCGCGTCGGGAGCCGCCGCCGAGCCTGCGGGTGCTGCTGGTGGAGGACAACCGGGTCAACCGCGTCTTTGCCTCCGATCTTTTGGAAAGTCGCGGCCATGAGGTCATTTTGGCGGAAAACGGCCGGGTGGCCCTGGAATACCTCGTCACCCACGCCGTGGACGTGGTGCTCATGGACATCCAGATGCCGGTCATGGACGGTCTGGCCGCCACCCGGGCCATCCGGGCCGGCCATTTGGACATCGACCCGGGCCTGCCCGTGGTCGGGCTTTCGGCCTATGCCATGGATCAGGAGCGCGAGCGTTTCCTGGCCGCCGGTTTCGACGACTACATCACCAAGCCCATCGACGTGGAAACGTTTTTCGCCGTGGTGGCCCGGGTGTTGGCCCGTCGCGGCCGTACCCCGGCGGCAGCGCGGGAGGCGGGCAGGGAAACGGCCTCCTCGCCCATCGACACGAAGGCCCTGGCCGCCCAGTACCGGGGCAAGGCCGGGTTGCTCACCCGGGTGGGGCGCGAGTTCGTGGCCTCGGTGCCGGAGCAGTTGGAGTCCCTGCGCGAAGCCATGGACCAGGGCGATCTGGCCGTATGCGAGCGCGTGGCCCATACGCTCAAGGGCAACGCGGCCATGTTCGGGGCGGCGGCCATGCGCGGCCTGGCCGCCGAGGCCGAACAGGCGGCGGCGGCCGGCAATACGGCCCGGCTGGCCGAGCTGGCCCCGACCCTGGATCAGGCCTGCCGGGAGGCGGTGGGCGGCCTGGACGACTATCTGTGCCGCATCGGAAACTGACGGCTCGCCGCAACGGGCCGACCAAAGGACAAACGCCATGTCGCGCTGCGTGTTTTATCTCCTGCGCCACGCCCCGACCCTGTGGAATCTGGACAAGCGCATCCAGGGCCAGTGGGACAGCGAACTGGCCCCGGTCGCCACGGCCCAGTGCGAGGCCCTGGCCCCACAGCTGGCCGGGCTGACCCTGGCCCGCATCCTGTGCAGCGACCTCGGCCGGGCCAAATCCACCGCCGGCATCTTAAATCGCAGCCTGCGCCTGCCCGTGACCCTGGAAAAACGCCTGCGCGAACAGCACTACGGCGACTGGACCGGCAAGCATTGGCGCGACATCCCGCCCGAAGCCATCGCCGCCGCCGAGGCCGCCGGGTGGGATTTTCACCCCACCGGCGGCGAGTCCCGCGCCGACGTGCGCCAGCGGGCTGAACACGCGCTCATTGACGCGGCCAAGGCCAACGGTGGTCGCAACGTGCTGGTGGTCACCCACCAGGGCGTGATCAAAGCCGTGCTCTACCATCTCCTGGGTCGGGCCTACCTGCCCAGCGAACCGCCGGCCTTTGATCCGAACCGGGTCCAGGAGGTGGTCTGCCAGGGCGGGCAACTCACCCTGGGCCGCCTGGACCTGGAGCTGCCCCAGCCGTGAGGATCGCCGTCTACTGCCAGCATGTGCTGGGCATGGGGCATCTGTTTCGCACGCTGGAAATCGTCGCCGCCCTGGACGGCCACGAGCGACTGCTCGTCGTGGGCGGCCCGGACGTGCCGGCGGCCGTGCCCGGCGGCGTGCGTCTCCTGCGCTTGCCGCCCCTGGCCATGGACGCCGATTTTCGCGCCCTGACCCTGGAAGGCCCGGCCCTGGAGGCGGCCAAGGCGACTCGCCAGGCCCGGCTGCTGGACGCCCTGGCCGATTTCGCGCCCGACGTCTTTTTCGTCGAACTCTATCCCTTTGGCCGCAAGGCCTTCGAGTTCGAGCTGCTGCCGGCCATCCGCGCCGTGCGGGAGCGGGGCGGCAAGGTCGTGTGCGGCGTGCGCGACATCCTGGTCGAAAAAAAGGACCAGGCCGCTTACGAGACCCGGGTGCTGGACCGGCTCAATCGCCACTTCGACGCCGTGTGCGTCCATGGCGACCCGGCCCTTTTTCCCCTGTCCGCCACCTTCTCCCGAGCGGGCGACATCGCCTTGCCCGTGGCCCACGCCGGCTACGTGGCCCCGCCTCGGGCCACGCCGAAAGAGGCCGCCTCCGCCCGAGCCGCCCTGGGCGTGGCCGAGGGCAAGCCCCTCGTCGTCGTCTCGGCCGGCGGCGGCAAGGTCGGCTCGGAGCTGCCCGCCGCCGTGCTTGCCGCCTGCCGGGAGCACGGCCAGCTGGCCCAGGCGGCCCTTCGCGTGTTTTCCGGCCCCTTTTGCGACGAGGACGCCTTCGCCGCCCTGGTCCGGGCCGCGGCCGACCTGCCCGACGCCCGGGTCGTCCGCTTCACCCCGGATTTCCCGGCCGTGCTGGCCGGGTGCGACCTGTCCGTGAGCCTGGCCGGCTACAACACCGTCATGGGATTGCTCGCCGCCCACTGCCGAGCCCTGGTCATGCCCTTTGACCAGAACCGCGAACAGCGCCTGCGCGCCGAGCGCCTGGCCGGCTTGGGGCTGCTCGGCCTCATCGAACCGTCGCAGCTCTCTGCCTCCCTCCTGGCCCCCCGCCTGGCCGCCGCGCTGACCGCCTCGTCGCCCCCCCCCGGACGCATCGACCTCGACGGTGCGGCCAAGGCGGCGAAATTTTTGGTGAAGATAGAAGGGGGAGGATGCCTCCGGCGGCCGGGGGCCTGAGGCCCCCGGACCCCCCGAATGGAGAAAGGGGAGAGGCGTCAGGGGCGCAGGAAGACGGCGTCGCCCGAGGCGATGCGGCCGGCCGGGTCGCGGTGGAAATCGTAGACCCCGTCGAGAACAAGGCCGAAACCCTGCAAATAGGCTTCAAGCTCGTCCAAAAGCGCCTGCCCGTCGTAGAGCGGATAAAGCGCCGCCTCGGCCACCACTGTCGTGACGCCGCCCAATAGCCCCGACGCTCCCCGCAAGGCCGGCAATTCGTAGCCCTGCAAATCCAGCTTGATGACGTCGGCCCGGCCAAGCACCGCGTCCAGCCGCGCCACCGGCGCCTCCACCACTGCCGTCTGCGTCAGTTCCTGGTCCGCGTACTTTTCGTGAATGCCCGTGGGCGCGAACAGCGAGGAGAGCGTGGGGCGCGACATCACCGTCAAGGGCAAGACCGCCGCCGCCTCGCCCAGGGCCACGGCATGGACCGTCAGGCGCGGCTCGTCGGCGAACCGCTTGGCCAGCTTGCGGGCAAGCGCCGGTTGGGGCTCGAAGGCCTCCACCCGGCAGCCGGGCAGGGCGGCCAGAAACCGCGCCGCCACCCGCCCCTTGTTGGCCCCGCCGTCCACCACCACCGGCTTGTCCGGCAGGGTCAGCCCGGCCAGTCGGCCGAAAAAGGCTTCCACGCTCATGCCCGACCCGGCCTTGCCGGCGCGCCAAGCCCGGGCGCGTCGTCATCGTCGTCGGCCGCAGCCAGGGCGTCGTCGAGATCGTCAGGGTCCGGCCCGTCGGGTTCCTCGGCTAGGGGATCAATGGGCAGCTGCAAGGTGAAGCCGGCCTCGGGGGCGTGCTGGCCAAAGGTCAGGGAGCCGCCCATGTTTTTGACGATTCTGTAGGCCAGGGGCAGACCCAGGCGTTCGTCACCTTCCTCGAAGGGCAAAAACAGCACCTCGGGATCGATCACCGGGCGCGAAGGCCGGAAGGTCACGTCCAGGTGGGCGTAGCGGGCGTGGCGCGAGGTGGCCAACAGGACGGTCTGGCCGGCCGGGCTGCGGCTGACGGCAAAGCGGGTCAGGCTCGTCACCACCTGGGTGAGCAGATCCGGGTCCAGGCGCAGATCGGGCAGCCCGCCGGCCAGGTCCGCCGCCGCCACGACCCCCCGGGCGGCGAACTCCGGGGCCAGGAAGTCCAGGGCGGCCGCGGCGATGGCCCGCAGCGAGCACAGGCGCGGCCGCAGATCCACGGGATGCAGGTAATTGCGAATCTTGTCGAGAATGTCTTCCAGCCGCCTTGCCTCGGACAGGATGATGCCGGCTTCCCGGGAGTCCGGCAGCCGGGCTTGCAGGCGGTGGGCGAAGCCGGCGATGGAAAACAGGGGATTGCGGATTTCATGGGCGACCTCGGCCGATATCGCCCCGAGCGTCTTGAGTTTTTCTTCCTGGACCACGAACCGCTCCAGCTCCACCCGGTCGGTGATGTCCACCACGATGCCCTCGATCTGGCGGTTCTGGCCGCCGGCTTCTTCACGGGCCGAGGGGATGGCCCGCAGCAGGGCGTGGATGGTTGCGCCGTTTTTGTGCAAAAACCGGCATTCCTCGGTGTGGGGTGGCCTGCCCGGGCCAAGGCTCTCGCCCAGCCAGGCCGTGACCCGGTCCCGGTCCTCGGGATGAAGCCGGGCCGGGAAAAAGCCCGGCGCGGCCATGGCCTCGGCCCGGGAAAATCCGAGCAGGGGCCGGCAGAACTTGTTGATAAACGTCAGTTCCAGGTTTTCGTCCAGGACAAA
It contains:
- a CDS encoding dihydrolipoyl dehydrogenase family protein, producing the protein MRHQGHYDLAVIGGGAAGLTVAAGAGRLGVKTLLIEAEPALGGDCLHFGCVPSKTLIETARARHLAARAEAFGLPAMALPPVDFAAVRRRVETVIAGIQEHDSVARFTGLGVEVRFGQARFRDANSLEVDGETVTADRIVIAAGSRAAVPDIPGLAEAGYLTNRELFSLPNLPESLVILGGGAIAAEMGQVFARLGSRVTIIQRSGRLLSKEDPDLARVVEAGLVADGVRLLLGAKVVRVAGPDPAGLRLVTVEQGGARETVAAQALLVAQGRRPNTDALGLDAVGIAHTKKGLVLDGRLRTNLPHVFGAGDVTGEHQFTHAAGYEGGVVLAGAVFRLPRQVAYGFMPRCVHSDPGLAAAGLTEAQAQAAGIAHTVVAEPYAGNDRARAAGTPEGLVKLVLGKRGRLLGVGIAGAGAGEQLALWLAAKAGKVGLSTLAGTVLPYPTLAETGKRAAGRPLEAKLFSGLTRRVLRLVFGYRG
- a CDS encoding glycosyltransferase family 4 protein; translated protein: MTAKPVLVMVLKGYPRISETFISNEIELLERQGFSVRIVSMRQPRENFSHASVARIQAEVVYLPEAMLPALGRLLAANLRTAASRPAGYLKAAGLMLRHFFEAPKSATVKHLLQAGLLCDEALHPGEAPHLHAHFAHSPTSVAMYAGLMADAPVSFTGHAKDVWTQRPERLAEKIGRAAFVVTCTQANAAYLKKLSPNGTPIFPVYHGIDLTLFDGAAARPAAGPPWRFLTVARLTAKKGLDTVLDALSLLAREGLDFTYDLVGAGEEATALAEQAARLGLADRVRFHGAMPHEHVVDLYRVAHAFLIGCRVLPNGDRDGVPNVLVEAMAMGLPVAATNVSALPELAIHGETALTCDPNDPAALAANLRRLLADPALAGRLAAAARELVGREFDNVANIRRLAAVFAAHAGDPPGRFARDAAL
- a CDS encoding glycosyltransferase family 4 protein — encoded protein: MNVAFYAPFKPLDHPDPSGDRTIGRELAAALTDQGITLTVASRFRARWLSCRPRLWIEALFARRAALEAASRAKARLFLTYHAYYKSPDVIGPYVARELGIPYVVFQGVYSTKQRRHLKTRLGYELNRRSLLAADLVVSNRRLDVENLQRLLPRQRLGYVRPGIAPEAFAFDPEARRELRRQWGVGTRPVIITAAMFRDDVKTESLTFLFERLGELHRAGRDFALVAAGDGPTRERLNALATKELPGRAIFLGQVPRERLGAVYSAGDVFAFPGLRESLGMVYLEAQAAGLPVVALADGGVAEVVADGETGILTPPADPAAYTRAVDALLGDRQRRLAMGEAARAYVRASHDRARNYGVLAGVLRRLAGQG
- a CDS encoding PAS domain-containing protein, encoding MAKLHETPLRDLPPAAPITLGLWTTAAQAARTLLGAGAGEALVLDGGRPLGVVTTRGLSKVLTHNIVQAAHLAVRDVMDPVAVSPESDYLPGALRHLLAAPSRRLAVVDAAGRAVGMLAPFHVARLAVALDELAERTVASAMTRTVVTARAGEPLPLVLARMSRLGVGGVVVARDDVPCGVFTARDAVRLLAGGADIRDMAVDTAMSAPVAVVAPQLPLAEGLAGMDGAGAGRLVVADPDGFLIGLLTWTDVAAVLSGIVGDAETARLRDQADRYRDLYDNAGQGLFRLDPQGRPVAVNAALSRMLGYRDVADCLRQSRQPAHPLRLDGPSRRELLPRALSQADPVTFEARGLRREGGYRRLACSVRAVRDAFGQPTGFEGACTDVSQTVSLGGVADAAGYRSLIEHQTELICRFDPAGRLIFVNAAYARYWGKTPEACLAENYQPALHPDDAAMVARRVASLCPHRPTTGYEVRVLRPDGRARYQRWTRRAIFDAAGELVEYQAVGRDVTARTLAEQALKRRAEELHVLAGEKSAEADELADRLGAALADGRRLAEALREKTFFLDAVLAGVQDGVCLLSPEMEVLAANRSLRGMYASRGEIVGQRCHEVYHGLSAPCQDCPSLRAMATRKLAISVVPKDDPGDSAGWVELFCYPMLDAAGSVTAVVEIVRDVTAGKKLEAELAAALERAEAASQAKGAFLANMSHEIRTPLNAVLGYVQLMLRDRLEPAQRQRLAVVEESAATLLSIINDILDYSKIEAGRLEIKAESFDLAQCLAAVVKEQEVLAREKGLALDLKLDPGLPGSVRGDGLRLRQILRNLVNNAVKYTEHGSVTLRASLLDRSPCPTGGGELVTLRFAVIDTGVGIPADQLPAIFDSFTQVDGGLTKRQAGTGLGLAICRRLAGLMSGEVFVDSVAGKGSVFWLECPFEAAAGLGGLTRRDDDASSRREPPPSLRVLLVEDNRVNRVFASDLLESRGHEVILAENGRVALEYLVTHAVDVVLMDIQMPVMDGLAATRAIRAGHLDIDPGLPVVGLSAYAMDQERERFLAAGFDDYITKPIDVETFFAVVARVLARRGRTPAAAREAGRETASSPIDTKALAAQYRGKAGLLTRVGREFVASVPEQLESLREAMDQGDLAVCERVAHTLKGNAAMFGAAAMRGLAAEAEQAAAAGNTARLAELAPTLDQACREAVGGLDDYLCRIGN
- a CDS encoding histidine phosphatase family protein, encoding MSRCVFYLLRHAPTLWNLDKRIQGQWDSELAPVATAQCEALAPQLAGLTLARILCSDLGRAKSTAGILNRSLRLPVTLEKRLREQHYGDWTGKHWRDIPPEAIAAAEAAGWDFHPTGGESRADVRQRAEHALIDAAKANGGRNVLVVTHQGVIKAVLYHLLGRAYLPSEPPAFDPNRVQEVVCQGGQLTLGRLDLELPQP
- a CDS encoding glycosyltransferase family protein encodes the protein MRIAVYCQHVLGMGHLFRTLEIVAALDGHERLLVVGGPDVPAAVPGGVRLLRLPPLAMDADFRALTLEGPALEAAKATRQARLLDALADFAPDVFFVELYPFGRKAFEFELLPAIRAVRERGGKVVCGVRDILVEKKDQAAYETRVLDRLNRHFDAVCVHGDPALFPLSATFSRAGDIALPVAHAGYVAPPRATPKEAASARAALGVAEGKPLVVVSAGGGKVGSELPAAVLAACREHGQLAQAALRVFSGPFCDEDAFAALVRAAADLPDARVVRFTPDFPAVLAGCDLSVSLAGYNTVMGLLAAHCRALVMPFDQNREQRLRAERLAGLGLLGLIEPSQLSASLLAPRLAAALTASSPPPGRIDLDGAAKAAKFLVKIEGGGCLRRPGA
- a CDS encoding FkbM family methyltransferase, with product MSVEAFFGRLAGLTLPDKPVVVDGGANKGRVAARFLAALPGCRVEAFEPQPALARKLAKRFADEPRLTVHAVALGEAAAVLPLTVMSRPTLSSLFAPTGIHEKYADQELTQTAVVEAPVARLDAVLGRADVIKLDLQGYELPALRGASGLLGGVTTVVAEAALYPLYDGQALLDELEAYLQGFGLVLDGVYDFHRDPAGRIASGDAVFLRP
- a CDS encoding ATP-binding response regulator translates to MSDKIAKILVVEDDENVRRPVCAWLEISGYAVTEAGDGDEALRRIADIGPDAVLLDLRLPRRDGFGVLEALSREHDAPPVIVISGQDGIDGVIRAFRLGAADYLQKPIVSFDLLAHALDAALERRELARAVKQAENRYFTLVQSLPLLVFVLDENLELTFINKFCRPLLGFSRAEAMAAPGFFPARLHPEDRDRVTAWLGESLGPGRPPHTEECRFLHKNGATIHALLRAIPSAREEAGGQNRQIEGIVVDITDRVELERFVVQEEKLKTLGAISAEVAHEIRNPLFSIAGFAHRLQARLPDSREAGIILSEARRLEDILDKIRNYLHPVDLRPRLCSLRAIAAAALDFLAPEFAARGVVAAADLAGGLPDLRLDPDLLTQVVTSLTRFAVSRSPAGQTVLLATSRHARYAHLDVTFRPSRPVIDPEVLFLPFEEGDERLGLPLAYRIVKNMGGSLTFGQHAPEAGFTLQLPIDPLAEEPDGPDPDDLDDALAAADDDDDAPGLGAPARPGRA